The Vibrio diazotrophicus DNA window TGAAAACTGGTTTAGGTATACATGTATTTACTCACCCCGTTGATTTCGGCTCTGAAATGGGGCCGGCAAATGTTCTATTAACACTCGCCGCCAAGGATTCAGACACACATATTGCGGTGATTCAAGCGCTTAGCGAAATGCTCGTCGACGAGTCCAATATTGTGAAACTTTCAGCCGCATCTTCTAAACAAGATGTACTAAATATTATAAAAACTTATTAAACAGAAGGAACATAACGTGACAACAAATGTGAGAGCTAAAGTGCAAGCCTTCGGGGGGCATCTGACCGCCATGGTTTTGCCAAATATCGGCGCCTTTATTGCGTGGGGCTTTATTACTGCATTATTTATCCCAACAGGCTGGACACCCAATGCCTACTTTGGCGAACTGGTAGGCCCAATGATTACCTACCTACTCCCACTATTGATTGGTTACACCGGTGGCCAAATCGTTGGTGATAAACGAGGTGCTGTAGCAGGTGCGATTGGTACTATGGGTGTTATCGCAGGTGCAGAAATACCTATGTTTGTTGGTGCGATGATCATGGGCCCTCTGAGTGGCTGGGTGATTGTTCAAATCGACAAAAAACTTGAACATAAGATCCCTTCAGGGTTCGAGATGGTGGTCAATAACTTCTCGCTTGGTATCTTTGGCATGATCATGTGTTTGTTCGCTTACGCCATCGTTGGTCCAGCGGTAACGGCAGCAAACCTTTTTGTTAAGTCTGGAATTGAAGCGCTTGTCGCGACAGGCTTTCTCCCTCTCTTAGCCATTATCAATGAACCTGCGAAAGTGCTGTTTTTAAACAACGCTATTGACCAAGGTATTTACTACCCACTAGGTCTACAAGCTGCGGCTGAAACAGGTAAGTCAATCTTCTTTATGGTTGCATCAAACCCAGGTCCAGGCTTAGGCATGCTTTTGGCTTATGCCAAATTCGGCCAAGGTCTAAGTAAGCGCTCGGCACCTAGTGCAATTATCATTCATTTCTTTGGTGGTATTCACGAGCTGTACTTCCCGTACGTACTGATGAAACCAATAATGATTTTGGCGATGATTGCAGGAGCGGCTACAGGTATAGCAACCTTCAACCTTTTAGGCGGTGGTTTAGTCGCAGGTCCGAGTCCGGGTTCTATCTTCTCTTACTTAGCCTTAACGCCGAAAGGTAGTTTTATCGCTACGATTGCAGGGGTTACAACAGCAACAATCGTCTCATTCTTTGTCGCAAGTGCCATCTTAAAAGTGAGTAAAAAGGAAGCATCCGAAAAAGAGTTTGAGCAATCAGTCACTGATATGAAAGAAATGAAAGCAGAAGGTGTCATCACCAAATCAACTGCTGAACCTAAAAAAATCAAGTTCGTCGCATTTGCCTGTGATGCAGGTATGGGATCTAGCGCGATGGGTGCTTCGACCTTTAGGAAGAAACTCAGTGATGCTGGATATAACGTGGAAGTTAAAAACTTCTCGATAGAGAAAGTACCACCTCACGCAGATGTAGTGGTCACGCATGAGAGCCTTGAAAACAGAGCGGTAAGTGCCACAGGACTACCTGTTGTCACTATTAAAAACTTCCTTCATGACCCGGCACTCGATGAACTCATCGACACCATTAGTCAGCAAGCTTAATTTAAATCATTATCGGGGCCGATAAGGCCCCTATATCCTGGAGAATATCATGGTTCAAACGACTGCAGCTGTTATTTGTGGCGAGAAAAATGTTCGCTTAAGAACGTTTGATCTTCCAGAAATAACCGACGATGAGTTATTGGTTAAAAATATTTCCAATAGCATCTGTCTATCTACATATAAAGCCGCACTGCTTGGCAGCAACCACAAGCGAGTTCCCGAGAACATTAATGAAACCCCTGTTATGACAGGCCATGAATATGCGGGAGTGATTATCAGAGTAGGCGCTAATCTACGAGATAAGTATCAACCAGGACAACCATTCGTATTGCAACCAGCAATGGGGCTACCAACGGGTTACTCTGCTGGGTACAGTTACGAAACCTTTGGGGGTAATGCTACCTACTCTATCATCCCCAAGATTGCTATCGACCTAGGCTGTGTGCTTCCCTATAAGGGTAGTTACTTTGCGAATGCATCATTAGCAGAGCCGATGTCCTGTATCATTGGTGCATTCCACGCTAGCTACCACACTACACCTTATGTTTATAAGCACCAGATGGGTATCAAACCCGGTGGCTCGCTTGCGCTACTTGCCTGTGCGGGACCAATGGGAATTGGAGCCATTGATTACGCAATTAATGGTCCAGTAAAGCCTAGTCTTATTGTGGTAACAGACATTGATGAACAACGATTAGCAAGAGCAAAAAGCCTGATTCCTATCGATGCGGCCAAACAAAATGGGATAGAGCTTCATTACATCAACACTGCCAAACTAGAGAAACCCGTTGAGTTCCTTAAACAACTTAATCAGGGTAATGGTTATGATGATGTGATGGTTTATGCTGCAGTACCACAAGTACTAGAACAAGCGGATGAACTACTTGGGAATGACGGATGCTTAAACTTTTTTGCTGGTCCAACAGACAAACAATTCAAAGTGCCATTTAATTTTTACAACGTCCACTATGAGTCAACCCATATTGTAGGAACTTCAGGTGGTTCAACAGGCGATATGCTCGAATCCATTGAGCTTTCTGAACAGAATAAGATTAACCCTTCATTCATGATTACTCATGTTGGTGGGTTGGAGTCAGCACCACATACCATTCTCAACCAATTGGATATTCCGGGCGGCAAAAAGTTGATTTATCCACACATTAA harbors:
- a CDS encoding PTS mannitol transporter subunit IICB, whose product is MTTNVRAKVQAFGGHLTAMVLPNIGAFIAWGFITALFIPTGWTPNAYFGELVGPMITYLLPLLIGYTGGQIVGDKRGAVAGAIGTMGVIAGAEIPMFVGAMIMGPLSGWVIVQIDKKLEHKIPSGFEMVVNNFSLGIFGMIMCLFAYAIVGPAVTAANLFVKSGIEALVATGFLPLLAIINEPAKVLFLNNAIDQGIYYPLGLQAAAETGKSIFFMVASNPGPGLGMLLAYAKFGQGLSKRSAPSAIIIHFFGGIHELYFPYVLMKPIMILAMIAGAATGIATFNLLGGGLVAGPSPGSIFSYLALTPKGSFIATIAGVTTATIVSFFVASAILKVSKKEASEKEFEQSVTDMKEMKAEGVITKSTAEPKKIKFVAFACDAGMGSSAMGASTFRKKLSDAGYNVEVKNFSIEKVPPHADVVVTHESLENRAVSATGLPVVTIKNFLHDPALDELIDTISQQA
- a CDS encoding PTS sugar transporter subunit IIA — its product is MLYDLIDHDLIDVIDHQDCQWEEAVKVTTQYLENKGYVTADYSKAIIQSTMDNGPYYVLCPGIAMPHARPEAGVLKTGLGIHVFTHPVDFGSEMGPANVLLTLAAKDSDTHIAVIQALSEMLVDESNIVKLSAASSKQDVLNIIKTY
- a CDS encoding zinc-binding dehydrogenase → MVQTTAAVICGEKNVRLRTFDLPEITDDELLVKNISNSICLSTYKAALLGSNHKRVPENINETPVMTGHEYAGVIIRVGANLRDKYQPGQPFVLQPAMGLPTGYSAGYSYETFGGNATYSIIPKIAIDLGCVLPYKGSYFANASLAEPMSCIIGAFHASYHTTPYVYKHQMGIKPGGSLALLACAGPMGIGAIDYAINGPVKPSLIVVTDIDEQRLARAKSLIPIDAAKQNGIELHYINTAKLEKPVEFLKQLNQGNGYDDVMVYAAVPQVLEQADELLGNDGCLNFFAGPTDKQFKVPFNFYNVHYESTHIVGTSGGSTGDMLESIELSEQNKINPSFMITHVGGLESAPHTILNQLDIPGGKKLIYPHINMPLTAITDFCSLSDVDPFFVNLDAILAANNYVWNEHAEKELLEYYDVSLTV